The genomic stretch TGAGCACGGCAAACAGCATGTGCGTGACCGCATCCGTGCTGAATCCATGACGTGCGGCCAGATCGCTGACGATCATCTGGCCTCGTGAAGTAAGTTGTTGCATTGTTGAATTCCAGCTGAGAATGGTCGAACGCCAGGTCGACTTGCAGAGGAGCGGCAGATCGGTGCTGCGGTTATGCCGCGAAACCTGAACACACCGCTTCGGAAATGTCCCGCATCTGGCAGGAAAGCCTTTGAGCTAAAGGCGAAGGAGGCCCCGGTGCTAACACTGCCAAGCGACAAATGTGCGACCGACTGTCTAGCCGCCGCGGACGAAATGCCTTACCTCCGCAGACCAGATATTGTGGCTGCGAGGGACGAGCGGCGGGTGGAACGGAAAACCGGCCACGGTTATTCCAACCGTAGCGCCTGAAATCTATTTGCTTCCAGCCGTCAGATCAGAAAGAAAACTCCGCACCAGCGGCGGTGGCGCGAGTCGCCGGCGGATAGCAGTGAAGCGTGACACCAGCACCATGCTCTTTGGCAGTATCTGTACCAGCTCCCCCCTTCCCACCCATTGGGCCGCGTAGTGGATTGGGAGAAAGCCGATGCATCCCGCCGACAGGATCAGGATGGCCTGCGCCTCGATGTTGTCTACGGTGAACGCCGCTATGTTGACGTCCAGCAGGTCCAGGTCGCGGCGCCTCAGATAGCCCCGGGCAACCACCTGTTCGCCGCGCACCCGCTCCATCATGCCACCGTCCACGCCGCCGATGTCCGCCTTCAGTACAGCGTGGTCAGCTGCACAGAACAGGCCATGCGGCTCGTCGTAGAGCGGTAGCGCAGCCAGACCCGGTACCTGGAAGGGGAAGTGACCGACGGCCAGGTGCAGGCGCCCGTCCAGCACCCGTTGCTCCAGCTCACTGGGCGTACCGATATACACATGCACCCCCACGTCCTTTCCCCGTGCAAGAAAGCGCTGAATTGCGCCCCTCAGCGGTGATTTCGTGTCGGTGACCGTGTTGTCGATCAGCCCCA from Parazoarcus communis encodes the following:
- a CDS encoding LysR family transcriptional regulator, which encodes MKQLHDVDLRLLRVFDVVVRCGGLSAAQAELNVGQSTISMQLAQLEVRLGARLCERGRGGFRLTEEGRAIHEASQRLLSAVDGFRLEADQLKKTFSGTLNLGLIDNTVTDTKSPLRGAIQRFLARGKDVGVHVYIGTPSELEQRVLDGRLHLAVGHFPFQVPGLAALPLYDEPHGLFCAADHAVLKADIGGVDGGMMERVRGEQVVARGYLRRRDLDLLDVNIAAFTVDNIEAQAILILSAGCIGFLPIHYAAQWVGRGELVQILPKSMVLVSRFTAIRRRLAPPPLVRSFLSDLTAGSK